In Oncorhynchus tshawytscha isolate Ot180627B linkage group LG01, Otsh_v2.0, whole genome shotgun sequence, the genomic stretch TGAGGATATCTGCCACTTCAGTTGTAGCAACATTCTCGCCTTTCCACCTGAAataacaaaaaacatttccatGTTGGTCAGCCCCAAGAGATGTTGGTCAGCCCCAAGAGATGTTTGGCAGCCCCAAGAGATGTTGGTCAACCCCAAGAGATGTTGGTCAACCCCAAGAGATGTTGGTCAACCCCAAGAGATGTTGGTCAACCCCAAGAGATGTTGGTCAACCCCAAGAGATGTTGGTCAACCCCAAGAGATGTTGGTCAACCCCAAGAGATGTTGGTCAACCCCAAGAGATGTTTGGCAGCCCCAAGAGATGTTGGTCAACCCCAAGAGATGTTTGGCAGCCCCAAGAGATGTTTGGCAGCCCCAAGAGATGTTGGTCAACCCCAAGAGATGTTTGGCAGCCCCAAGAGATGTGTAATTCAAACCCTGAGTGACATACTGTGTAGGGTTGGAAAATTCTGATACCTTTaaccaaaattcccaggttttccagattATTTCCTTCAGTTTTTCCAACTGgcatttctggaaaacctgggaattttgtcAACCGTATTGCCTACCTGAAAGTGTCACCAACCCGATCCTGAAACTGAACAAAGTTTTGTTCATCGATCCTCAACAGGTCTCCAGTGTTGAAGTACAGGTCACCTTTCTGTAAAACGTCTCTCAGTCTCTTCTTCTCCGTCTGCTGGTCGTTACCAGCATAACCAACAAAGGGAGATCTCTTGGTTATCTTTCCAACCAAAAGTCCAGCCTcacctaaaaaaaaaagaaggaagaTGAGGATAATGATGCTGATGCTCCCAATATTTATTTTAAGAACTATGTATCAAGCGACTAAGGAGCACTGATCTGGGATCAGCCCCCCGTAAATGTAAACATATCCATAGTTATCTAAGAACTGACCATAAAGCAGTCCTATTGACTGATAAGAACCTGGAGCCGTGTGTGATTGCAAAGACGACATTGGGTCATACTTTACCCAGTGTTGTTCTGTCAACAATATAAAACAGGACCCAATCCATGTCACACGGTGTCCAAAGCTAGAAAGTTCACAGTTGGCGAGTAAATAGAGAGTGTCGGTCAACTAGAAAATCTAATTTAGTAAATGAACTACGGCCCTGTACAGAAAACAGTTGCAACATGATGCTGCTCCCAAATTCACCCCTGTCTCAACTTTGTACCGTCAACAATATGAAGCAATGACTTGGGCCCAATCCATGTCACAGTCTGCCTTAAACTAAAGTAACTTTGATAGACATCAGATTACAAACAGAGTGTCCAAAACAGTTCACAGATTTTATGTCAGTGGGGTAAAAGTCAACAgaattaattttttaaaaatggtaCCTTTCATTGCTTGGATACACAGACCCTTGGAGTTCCTAACAGGTTCCTCCTTCTCAATGTCAAATTTGATCAAAGTATAGGGGAATATTCTCTGAAAGTGAAACACAATTaccaaaaaaacatatatatataacatataaatatatatataaaaaacataaATCTGTTGGGGCAGCACATCATTTACACATCAGGTAGTGATTTGAATCCATATGTGATCCACGTTTCATTGTGTTGAGGTCAGATCACTACCTACCCTGTGGAGAAAGTTGACTCGTCCAACCACTCCGATCTTGCTGGTGTAGTTGATGAAGCCGATGTTGCCCTCGGTGGCAGCGTACAGTTCCCTGACAGCTACGTCTCCAAAACGATTCAGAAACTCTCTCCAGATGTCTGAACGGACCCCGTTGCCGATGGCAATACGCACTTTATGGTCCTTCTCGTTGTCTTTCTGAAAATAGAAACGGGACGGAGATGGATTTGTGAAATGATATCCTACTCAATAGACACAGTCGGAGGTCAGAAAATAACAATTACAGGGTGGTGAAGTGTTTCCAATATATTTTCTCCAATTAAAAGCAGTTAAATGTAACTTTGTTAGGTCATCTGAGTTTTATTTAACAGACCTAAGGCAATAAGGTGGCTGTAACTTTAAAATAAAAACTATAGTCGTACACTATTATGCTGGAGTTACTACATATACTAAAAAcgtgtaatttagcagacactcttattttttattttatttaacctttatttaacgaggcaagtcagttaagaacaaatgattttttacaatgacggcctactccggccaaaccctaactcggacgacgctgggccaattgtccgcCGCCCTGTGGGCCTCCATCAcgcccggttgtgatacagcctggaatcgaactaatgagatgcagtgctttagaccgctgtgccactcgggagccctacagtagtgcagtagtagctTTGATAGACATCGTATTATAAACACACAGTGTCCAAAGCTAGACAGTTCACAGTTGGCaggtacactaccagtcaaaagttttagaacacctactcatcaagggtttttctttcttttattattttctacattgtagaataatagtgaagacatcaaaaccatgaaataacacatggaatcatgtagtaaccgaaaaagtgttaaacaaatctaaatatattttatatttgagattcttcaaatagccaccctttgccttgatgacagctttgtagatgcttggcattctctcaaccagcttcacctggaatgcttttccaatagtcttgaaggagttcccacatatgctgagcacttgttggctgcttttctttcactccgcggtccgactcatcccaaaccatctcaaatgggttgaggtcgggggattgtggaggccaagtcctctgatgcagcactccatcactctccttcttggtaaaatagcccttacacagcccggaggtgtgttgggtcattgtcctgttgaaaaacaaatgatagtcccactaagcccaaaccagatgggatggcgtatcgctgcagaatgctgtggtagccatgctggttaagtgtgcattggaTTGTAAATGAAAtcgcagacagtgtcaccagcaaagcacccccacaccataacagctcctcctccatgctttacagtgggaaccacacatgcggagatcatccatccACACAGATGGAACCAAaaattggaaccaaaaatgtcaaatttggactccagaccaaaggaccagtctaatgtccattgctcatgtttcttggcccaagcaagtctcttcttcttattggtgtccttcagtagtagtttctttgcagcaatttgaccatgaaggcctgattcacacagtctcctctgaacagttgatgttgaaatgtgtctgttacttgaactctgtgaagcagttatttgggctgccatttctgaggctggtaactttaatgaatttatcctctgcagcagaggtaactctgggtcttcctttcctgtggtggtcctcatgagagccagattcatcatagcgcttgatggtttttgcgactgcacttgaagaaatgttcaaagttcttgaaatgttccatattgactgatcttcatgtcttaaagtaatgatggactgtcgtttctctttgcttatttgagctgttcttgccataatatggacttggtcttttaccaaataggtttaTCTTCTGTACCTTGTCCTTCTGTACCttcacctctaccttgtcacaacacaactgattggctcaaatgcattaaggaaagaaattccacaaattaacttttgagaaggcacacctgttaattgaaatgctttccaggtgacttcctcttgaagctggttgaatttcaagagtgtgcaaagctgtcatcaagtcaaaaggtggctactctgaagaatctcaaatatattttgatttgtttaacacttttttggttactacatgattccatatgtgttatttcatagtttcaatgtctttactatcattctacaatgtagaaaatagtagaaaaacccttgaatgagtaggtgttctaaaacctttgaccggtagagTAAATCCAGGGTCGGTCAACTAGAGAATCTAATTTAGTGAATAAACTACGGCCCTGTACAGAAAGGAGTTGCAACATGATGCTGCTCCCAAATTCACCCCTGTCTCATTCTCACGTTGGGAAAcattttcgtactggtccccagtgggaaattgaacccacaaccctggcattgcaagcgccatactctaccaactgagccacacaaggATCGGTGTCCTAGACGAGGTGTCCTTTACCATGGGTGTGTTGCAGAGGTATCTCATGGTCTCTCCGATGTACTGCATCACTGTTACATGATGTTTCCTACAGTCCTCCCAGAACTGAGACGCTGAAAACTTTCTCCTCAGAACAACTGTTATGCCTGGTATAAAAGAGACAGATGATGTAACAGATTGGGTATTTAATCATATATCCTGATTAACTTAACCATCTTATTTAGGACATGTTTTAAAAGTAGACCAAAGTCATCTTTTCACTGTGCAACACGAAACATGTCGAACTCCTATGTGGAATATATGAGTGTGAAAACTACTAATGTGTCTAATGGCTTCGTTCATCATGCGATACACTCTGCTCCGATTGGCTTCGTTCATCATGCGATACACTCTGCTCTGATTGGCTTCGTTCATCATGCGATACACTCTGCTCCGATTGGCGTTCATCATACGATACACTCTGCTCCGATTGGCTGTTCATTGCGATACACTCTGCTCCGATTCGTTCATCATGCGATACACTCTGCTCTGATTGGCTTCGTTCATCATGCGATACACTCTGCTCCGATTGGCTTCGTTCATCATGCGATACACTCTGCTCTGATTGGCTTCGTTCATCATGCGATACACTCTGCTCTGATTGGCTTCGTTCATCATGCGATACACTCTGCTCTGATTGGCTTCGTTCATCATGCGATACACTCTGCTCTGATTGGCTTCGTTCATCATGCGATACACTCTGCTCTGATATGTATAGAGTATGACTCAATTCTGTATGGTTTATTTGAATAGGGGGCAGATACAAACACATTGACACgttaaataaacaaacaatcTGACAACTCATTCCTagcctttcaaaataagagtcgtAACGTTACCCCTCTCGATGGCCCCAGCAAGTCCAATGAGGAAGCCTGCGCTGTGATAGAGAGGCAGGTTGATATAGAACACATCCTCGGACGTCACGCCTGAGACGGCTTGGATAAAGGACGCAGTCCACACCCTCTCCTGGGTCACCAGAGCCGCTTTAGgtagacctacagtcagataGGACAGTGGGTTATCTATAGACAATAGGTAGACATACTTCAGATAGGACAGTGGGTTATCTATAGACAATAGGTAGACATACTTCAGATAGGACAGTGGGTTATCTAGAGACAGTGGGTTATCTATAGAGAGCGGGTTATCTATAGACAATAGGTAGAACTACTGTCAGATAGGACAGTGGGTTATCTGACTATGTCTACCTATTGTCTATAGATAACCCACTGTCCTGACTGTAGGTCTACCTATTGTCTATAGATAGGACAGTGGGTTATCTGACTATGTCTACCTATTGTCTATAGATAGGACAGTGGGTTATCTATAGACAATAGGTAGACAGTCAGATAACCCACTGTCCTATCTATAGACAATAGGTAGAACTACAGTCAGATAGGACAGTGGGTTATCTATAGACAGTGGATTATCTATAGACAATAGACACAGTGCATTGAATGACGTATTCATAACAAATCCTACCCCCAGGAAACAATAGGtataagcaacaacaacaacaattatTTCAGATGTACATGAAGTGCCTACATCCAAATTCATCCATTAGGGGACTAGGAGCCCTTTCCAGAAACCATTCCCAGCTCCTTCCTGCCCTAGTCCCAGGGCTGGAAGGAGTGGTACCAGTGGTTCTTGAGGTGTAGAAGAGGACTGAGGTTCTTACCAGTGGTTCCTGAGGTGTAGAAGAGGACTGAGGTGTAGAAGAGGACTGAGGTGTAGAAGAGGACTGAGGTGTAGAAGAGGACTGAGGTTCTTACCAGTGGTTCCCGAGGTGTAGAAGAAGACTGAGGTGTAGAAGAGGACTGAGGTGTAGAAGAGGACTGAGGTGTAGAAGAGGACTGAGGTGTAGAAGAGGACTGAGGTGTAGAAGAGGACTGAGGTGTAGAAGAGGACTGAGGTGTAGAAGAGGACTGAGGTTCTTACCAGTGGTTCCTGAGGTGTAGAAGAGGACTGAGGTGTACCAGTGGTTCCTGAGAAGAGGACTGAGTGGTGTAGAAGAGGACTGAGGTGTAGAAGAGGACTGAGGTTCTTACCAGTGGTTCCTGAGGTGTAGAGGAGGACTGAGGTTCTTACCAGTGGTTCCTGAGGTGTAGAGGAGGACTGAGGTTCTTACCAGTGGTTCCTGAGGTGTAGAGGAGGACTGAGGTTCTTACCAGTGGTTCCTGAGGTGTAGAGGAGGACTGAGGTTCTTACCAGTGGTTCCTGAGGTGTAAAGGAGGACCATGGTTCTTACCAGTGGTTCCTGAGGTGTAGAGGAGGACTGAGGTTCTTACCAGTGGTTCCTGAGGTGTAGATGTAGAGCGCAGGGCTCTTGCTGGTGATGTTGGCCCTGAGGTCAGCTGACAGGGGAGTGTCTGAGGCCTGGGTGATATGTTCTGAGAGGGGGTTGATGCCTTCTACACTGCACTCCTCTGACAAGAGGTACACAGAGATACCCTGCTGTTTTAGTGTAGGGAGAACCTCCTCCACTGCCTCTTTCAGCTCTGTAGgatacagggaaggagagagacagacagggagagagacagacagggagagacagacagagggagacacacatgtagagagagacagacagggagagacagacagacagaaagacagggagagacacatgtagagagagacaggcagggagagagagagggagtcacacatgtagagagagacagagcgagagagagacaggcagggagagacagacagagggagacacacatgtagagagagacagagagagagagagagacaggcaggcaggtgatGTTACTCTCAACTCCTTAGACCAGGTTCCCCACCTGGTGCCCTGgaggtgattttatttggccccccaagttttctgagatgtttttttggggggggacataaaatactaaaaataccagcaaatcagcttcaagtgattttaatttttgGAAATCTGTTGCAATATCTCTCTCCTTTGATAATAGAGAGATAAATATGATCagatgtaagcaaggtttgaaataatgttttagtcaaatatataTTTGGGCTTCTTCCAGTCaacttgcagtctacaaattattagtAATTATGTTCAGGTCCTCCATTGAGAAATGCCTGGGGTTTCTACACTACATACCAGAACATTCTATGTCTTGCTGTCAGCCCCTCAGAAGATCAACCTTGAGCAACGTGCCAAATGAGGGCTTATGTTACATTCCTAGTAGAATACATTGCTAATAGAATACATTGCTTATAAAATACAGTATTAAACATTCCAATAGAATACATTCCTTATACATTCCTAATAGACTGGCCAAACCTAGGCATGCATAGCTCACCGCATGATCCTCAAACCAAAGACTGGCCAAACCTAGGCATGCATAGCTCACCGCATGATCCTCAAACCAAAGACTGGCCAAACCTAGGCATGCATAGCTCACCGCATGATCCTCAAACCAAAGACTGGCCAAACCTAGGCATGCATAGCTCACCGCATGATCCTCAAACCAAAGACTGGCCAAACCTAGGCATGCATAGCTCACCGCATGATCCTCAAACCAAAGACTGGCCAAACCTAGGCATGCATAGCTCACCGCATGATCCTCAAACCAAAGACTGGCCAAACATGCGTTTCTAAAAGTGAATTCATTATTATGTCATTTTAAGTCATTATTTTGTACatgttatattatttattttatacagcctAAATTTGAAATGTATAGGCATGTTGTTCAAGTGCTGTTGAAATCCTGAGCGCTCCTGCCAGACTGTAGCGTGTCTCAAATacttcacaatgtatttcttaaaacaataataataataataataataaatgataataataatgataacaataataacaatgataataataataccaataataataacgTAATAACAATGATAATAACAACAATATACTAATAACATCAACAATATAACCCAAATAATGTGTTTTCGTTCCTTCTTTCTAGGCTACCCGGCTTGCTTCTGACTGATTTAGAGTTAGTATGCTGTTTAATATCCTGCTGAAATGTTTAACATCAATCGATAGTGACAGAATCACACATTACTTCCCACGCAGTACATGTTCTGTGTCCTCCGCTATAGAAGGTTGTAGCGCAGCCCTTATCATAGACACAAACCTAAAGATATCGGAGTCACGTCTTTCCATTTTACAGCTGGtttctagtcctggttttaactTAACTCACCAAGCCCTTCACTCACTGACACCGGGATATTTAAGGAGTACATGGTGACTGAAGGAATTGGCGAAAAAAAATCTATGGATAGAGACTATAATGTTGTCTGTCAAACAAATAGGCCTCGGTCTTATTACTTGAATATGAAGAAATTGGTTCCAACACAAAACAACTCTTGTTGTTAGTAGCTTAAAGTCAAATTAAGACTTTTCATCTTTAGGACTCCTAGAATTAGCCAACTTTCAGCACCATGCGCTgtccatctccccctctaccGCTTCATAATACGGTCAATTATATCCGTGCTAATTCTATGTACATATTTCCAAATTAAATCCAATTCAATTACTTGGAATAATGTTGACTGCAAACTGATTCATGTTAACATATTTAGCAAAGATGGGATGGGTCTACATTTAGTCATTTCGTTTCTGTAAGCCGTTTAACAAAATATGACGGACAAACattggagttgattccaaggCAATACATTAAAGACCATAGACAACTTGAAACAACCACATATTTAGTcatggagcacgttctgattggccagtgagggacCAAGCCTCGACACACGCACAACCCAGCCCTTTCACGCCACAGCCAGCACTGCTCcggataaaaataaaaataaaatgtatttgacgaggcaagtcagttaagaacaaattcttatttacaatgacgcctaccccagccaaaaccgggcgacgctgggccaattgtgcgccgccctatgggactcccaaaaaCGTTCGGATGTGAAACAGCCTAGAATCAAACCTggggctgtagtgacgcctcttgcactgacatgcagtgcctttagaccactgcgccactcgggagccccagtgAAAAGCTAAAAAAGCATTAGACACACCCCCAAACCTATAGCCAGCGTTTAGATTTCCCATTGTGCTAAatcaattacaaattacatgatCCTCCCCCTGCACGAAGTGttaaaatactaaaccctcccaaCTAACTGAAATTGAGAAATgatgaccctcccccattttcctctgggtaaaaaaaaatgtgtacatTTTGACCACTCCCTAACTGTAAGTCGGGCAAATAGTCTACACGCCAATTGCCTTTGAGAACGGGCAGAAAAGTTCACTTCAATATGTGGGAGGCAAAAAAGACGATATCGGAGTTTAACTCAATAAGGGAAATGCTGAGAAATGGAGAGTTGATTTGGTTAACAGGTACAAGAAGAAGATAGCAGTACCTGCTATggtatgtgtgatgattgtgaggcacTATACAAATTCGACAGTCACGAGATGGGTTTGTTCAAgtgaactgtagcctactgttca encodes the following:
- the zgc:101540 gene encoding hsFATP2a_ACSVL_like domain-containing protein, yielding MYIWLTIIAGLAVLPFLLKTLFDPYFGQDCSYIFRAIKLGIRLQKYKKKNPFYSILDCFLDTVKKQPNKTFLHFEGTSHSYIEVDKQSNKVARALKTHANLKEGDTVALFMGNEPSYAWIWLGLAKLGCATALLNFNIRSKSLLHCFSCCGAKVIIAAAELKEAVEEVLPTLKQQGISVYLLSEECSVEGINPLSEHITQASDTPLSADLRANITSKSPALYIYTSGTTGLPKAALVTQERVWTASFIQAVSGVTSEDVFYINLPLYHSAGFLIGLAGAIERGITVVLRRKFSASQFWEDCRKHHVTVMQYIGETMRYLCNTPMKDNEKDHKVRIAIGNGVRSDIWREFLNRFGDVAVRELYAATEGNIGFINYTSKIGVVGRVNFLHRRIFPYTLIKFDIEKEEPVRNSKGLCIQAMKGEAGLLVGKITKRSPFVGYAGNDQQTEKKRLRDVLQKGDLYFNTGDLLRIDEQNFVQFQDRVGDTFRWKGENVATTEVADILTMVDCIEEANVYGVKVEGHEGRIGMAAVKVEEGKEFDGASTFSQVASYLPAYARPRFIRIQTSFEMTGTFKMKKVTLVEEGFNPAVVQDPLYFLDPAKKTYVPLTEEIYSSINTREIKL